From a single Streptomyces sp. 1331.2 genomic region:
- a CDS encoding SMI1/KNR4 family protein, with amino-acid sequence MTVGTPGGIFRDLVRVDPWIRPPRPESWAAVETWAGAKLPADFKEFVRLYGDGLVMRHLNVPHPDGIDPMVDFMARARRKLDRVLPDYVEDLRSLSFDPADLVPWGYSNWDGDDCFLVPRSGGEWDVLVIFRQLGRIVTYEGGFTKFITGVLSGREVPSGWPLFEPKWGPIPGSPLL; translated from the coding sequence ATGACGGTGGGAACGCCCGGAGGAATATTTCGTGATTTGGTTCGAGTAGACCCGTGGATTCGGCCGCCGCGCCCCGAGTCGTGGGCTGCGGTAGAGACGTGGGCAGGTGCCAAACTTCCCGCAGATTTCAAAGAGTTCGTTCGTCTGTACGGCGACGGTCTGGTGATGCGGCACCTCAATGTCCCGCACCCGGATGGAATCGACCCGATGGTCGATTTTATGGCGCGGGCTCGGCGCAAGCTCGACAGGGTGCTGCCCGACTACGTCGAGGACCTCCGTTCGCTCTCTTTTGATCCGGCCGATTTGGTTCCTTGGGGATATTCCAACTGGGATGGTGACGACTGCTTCCTGGTGCCGCGATCCGGAGGGGAATGGGACGTCCTTGTCATATTTCGACAGTTGGGCCGCATTGTGACCTACGAAGGTGGGTTCACTAAGTTCATCACTGGGGTTCTTTCAGGTCGGGAGGTGCCATCGGGGTGGCCTCTCTTCGAGCCGAAATGGGGGCCGATTCCAGGTTCGCCGCTTCTTTGA
- a CDS encoding glycoside hydrolase family 35 protein translates to MLGYDADGFVRGGVPHRVVAGAVHYFRVHPGLWEDRLRRVRALGVNTVDTYVPWNFHELPGGRADFTGWRDVGRFVRLAGELGMDVILRPGPYICAEWEFGGLPARLLAVDGLRLRCADPAFLAEVDGWFDALAPELLPLLASRGGPVVAVQVENEYGSYGNDTSYLRHLRDGWVRRGVDCLLFTTDGAHDTMQQGGALPGHLATATFGSRAPERLAVLRRHQPHGPLTAMEFWIGWFDQWGLPHHVRDAQESAAALDELLATGASVSLYMAHGGTNFGLWAGANHSGAHPQDAGYEPTVTSYDYDAPIGEAGELTEKFHALREVIGRYLPPADPDLPGAEPPAPLPRVAPQRLERADGRAALLANLDPLSQPVEHAAPLPMERLGQDRGLIHYRTRVPGPRPELPLRIDGLADRAQVFADGRALGVLERNSPGASLPLATDAGGVTLDILVEALGRVNYGPQMDDRKGITRGVWHGGQQLFGWRIRPLPLTDLSALRFTHSDAQTRDGEPAFHRFTARLPSPADAFVALPGWGRGLLWLNGFLLGRYCAAGPQRTLYAPAPLWRTGGNELVVLELERHGRAVELRDQPDLGPTTAAPSAQY, encoded by the coding sequence ATGCTCGGGTACGACGCGGACGGGTTCGTCCGGGGCGGGGTGCCGCACCGGGTGGTGGCCGGGGCGGTGCACTACTTCCGTGTCCACCCCGGGCTGTGGGAGGACCGGCTGCGCCGGGTGCGGGCGCTGGGGGTGAACACGGTGGACACCTATGTGCCGTGGAACTTCCACGAACTGCCGGGCGGGCGGGCCGACTTCACCGGGTGGCGGGATGTGGGGCGGTTCGTGCGGCTGGCCGGGGAGCTGGGCATGGACGTGATCCTGCGCCCCGGGCCGTACATCTGCGCGGAGTGGGAGTTCGGCGGGCTGCCGGCCCGGCTGCTGGCGGTGGACGGGCTGCGGCTGCGCTGCGCGGATCCGGCGTTCCTGGCCGAGGTGGACGGCTGGTTCGATGCGCTGGCGCCCGAACTGCTGCCGCTGCTGGCCAGCCGGGGCGGGCCGGTGGTGGCCGTGCAGGTGGAGAACGAGTACGGCAGTTACGGCAACGACACCTCCTACCTGCGCCACCTGCGCGACGGATGGGTGCGCCGCGGCGTGGACTGCCTGCTGTTCACCACCGACGGCGCCCACGACACCATGCAGCAGGGCGGCGCCCTGCCCGGCCACCTGGCCACCGCGACCTTCGGCTCACGCGCCCCCGAACGCCTGGCGGTGCTGCGCCGCCACCAGCCCCACGGGCCGCTGACCGCCATGGAGTTCTGGATCGGCTGGTTCGACCAGTGGGGCCTGCCCCACCACGTGCGCGACGCCCAGGAGAGCGCCGCCGCCCTGGACGAACTGCTCGCCACCGGCGCCTCCGTCAGCCTCTACATGGCGCACGGCGGCACCAACTTCGGCCTGTGGGCCGGCGCCAACCACAGCGGCGCCCACCCGCAGGACGCCGGCTACGAGCCGACCGTCACCAGCTACGACTACGACGCGCCGATCGGCGAGGCGGGCGAGCTGACCGAGAAGTTCCACGCCCTGCGCGAGGTCATCGGCCGCTACCTGCCGCCGGCGGACCCGGACCTGCCCGGCGCCGAACCGCCCGCCCCCCTGCCGCGGGTGGCGCCGCAGCGCCTGGAACGCGCCGACGGGCGGGCGGCGCTGCTGGCGAACCTGGACCCGCTGTCGCAGCCGGTGGAGCACGCCGCGCCGCTGCCCATGGAACGCCTCGGCCAGGACCGCGGCCTGATCCACTACCGCACCCGCGTGCCCGGGCCGCGCCCCGAACTTCCTTTGCGCATCGACGGGTTGGCCGACCGGGCGCAGGTGTTCGCCGACGGGCGAGCGCTGGGCGTGCTGGAACGCAACTCCCCCGGCGCGAGCCTGCCGCTGGCCACCGACGCCGGCGGGGTCACCCTGGACATCCTGGTCGAGGCCCTGGGCCGGGTGAACTACGGCCCGCAGATGGACGACCGCAAGGGCATCACCCGCGGCGTCTGGCACGGCGGCCAGCAACTGTTCGGATGGCGGATCCGCCCGCTGCCGCTGACCGACCTGTCCGCACTGCGCTTCACCCACAGTGACGCGCAGACACGCGACGGGGAACCGGCGTTCCACCGCTTCACCGCCCGGCTCCCCTCCCCCGCCGACGCGTTCGTCGCCCTGCCCGGCTGGGGCCGCGGGCTGCTGTGGCTCAACGGCTTCCTGCTCGGCCGCTACTGCGCCGCCGGCCCCCAGCGCACCCTCTACGCCCCCGCACCCCTGTGGCGGACGGGCGGCAACGAACTGGTCGTCCTCGAACTCGAACGGCACGGCCGGGCAGTGGAGTTGCGCGACCAGCCCGACCTCGGGCCGACCACGGCCGCGCCCAGCGCGCAGTACTGA
- a CDS encoding aldo/keto reductase: protein MPTDPAATAPARPHPARLGLGTAAVGRPGYITLGRDADLPAERSVEALRERTHALLDAAYAAGVRYFDTARSYGRAEEFLAQWLDAHPEEAPEVTVASKWGYTYTAGWRSDGVAAHEVKEHSTAVYDRQIRESRALLGERLDVYLVHSVVPASPALTDPALHERLAALAAEGVRVGLSTSGPAQGDTIREALAVTVEGRPLFTAVQATWNVLETSAAPALAEAHKAGWLVVVKEGMANGRLAGRNATGADTAALRAVAARTATTPDALALAAAAAQPWADVVLSGAATLDQLASNLTAARARLTAQDLAALAAMAEPAEAYWRTRASLPWA from the coding sequence ATGCCGACCGACCCCGCCGCCACCGCCCCCGCCCGCCCGCACCCCGCGCGGCTGGGCCTGGGCACCGCCGCCGTCGGCCGGCCCGGCTACATCACCCTCGGGCGCGACGCGGACCTGCCCGCCGAGCGCTCCGTCGAGGCGCTGCGCGAGCGCACCCACGCCCTGCTCGACGCCGCGTACGCCGCCGGAGTGCGCTACTTCGACACCGCCCGCTCCTACGGCCGCGCCGAGGAGTTCCTCGCCCAGTGGCTGGACGCCCACCCCGAGGAGGCGCCCGAGGTGACGGTCGCCAGCAAGTGGGGCTACACCTACACGGCGGGCTGGCGCAGCGACGGCGTCGCCGCGCACGAGGTCAAGGAACACTCGACGGCGGTGTACGACCGTCAGATCCGCGAGAGCCGCGCCCTGCTCGGCGAGCGCCTGGACGTCTACCTCGTCCACTCCGTCGTCCCCGCCAGCCCCGCCCTCACCGACCCGGCCCTGCACGAGCGGCTGGCCGCCCTCGCCGCCGAGGGCGTGCGGGTGGGCCTGTCCACCAGCGGCCCCGCCCAGGGCGACACCATCCGCGAGGCCCTTGCCGTCACCGTGGAAGGACGCCCGCTGTTCACCGCCGTCCAGGCCACCTGGAACGTGCTGGAGACCTCCGCCGCCCCCGCCCTCGCCGAGGCCCACAAGGCCGGCTGGCTGGTCGTGGTCAAGGAGGGCATGGCCAACGGCCGCCTGGCCGGACGCAACGCCACCGGAGCCGACACCGCCGCCCTGCGCGCCGTGGCCGCCCGCACCGCCACCACCCCCGACGCCCTCGCCCTGGCCGCGGCCGCCGCCCAGCCCTGGGCCGACGTCGTCCTGTCCGGCGCCGCCACCCTCGACCAGCTCGCCTCCAACCTCACCGCCGCCCGGGCCCGGCTGACCGCGCAGGACCTCGCCGCCCTGGCCGCCATGGCCGAGCCCGCCGAGGCGTACTGGCGCACCCGGGCGTCCCTGCCCTGGGCCTGA
- a CDS encoding sigma factor-like helix-turn-helix DNA-binding protein yields the protein MPTPPHRPAAPGADLGLWALHDLHLRHYLDYAALLLPPADAPLAVRDAFEELGGHWLDALATASPAACAWQAVRRRVRTLAGPQPFGPVAHLTAPQQDVLLLHLVLDLSAAQVAALTGTEPATVHVQLRSLATAHR from the coding sequence ATGCCGACACCACCACACCGACCGGCCGCCCCCGGAGCGGACCTGGGCCTGTGGGCGCTGCACGACCTCCACCTGCGCCACTACCTCGACTACGCCGCCCTGCTCCTGCCACCCGCCGACGCCCCCCTGGCCGTCCGCGACGCCTTCGAGGAACTCGGCGGCCACTGGCTCGACGCCCTGGCCACCGCGAGCCCGGCCGCCTGCGCCTGGCAGGCGGTCCGGCGCCGCGTACGCACCCTGGCCGGGCCGCAGCCCTTCGGCCCGGTCGCCCACCTCACCGCCCCACAACAGGACGTCCTGCTGCTGCACCTGGTCCTCGACCTGTCCGCCGCCCAGGTCGCCGCCCTCACCGGCACCGAACCCGCCACCGTCCACGTCCAGCTCCGCTCCCTGGCCACCGCCCACCGCTGA
- a CDS encoding helix-turn-helix domain-containing protein: protein MGRREKPIEATEPALSRLAAWLREQREREQLTYRQLAARTNYHATTLQRAASGRSVPSWKVVEAVTRECGGDLKTARRKWVQANYWAHVPRPSGTRRLRAPRRVDPEQVDSFADLRRAMHEMRRKADWPSLKELDRRARARGRRLPSSTLALVLKGEAPLHKPVFLTFMEACEVREVRRTLWAAAWDRTNNARTPVPVNSRTHHAEFVRAMQSSSAGTSTDILFRLWVTLRNSLAAERADDPGHPGAPGREGTDDTPPVPV, encoded by the coding sequence ATGGGACGCCGGGAGAAGCCGATCGAGGCGACCGAGCCGGCACTGAGCCGACTCGCCGCCTGGCTGCGAGAACAACGCGAACGCGAGCAGCTGACCTACCGTCAGCTCGCTGCTCGGACCAACTACCACGCCACCACCCTGCAACGGGCCGCCAGCGGCCGCTCCGTACCGAGCTGGAAGGTCGTCGAGGCCGTCACCCGCGAATGCGGCGGCGACCTCAAGACCGCCCGGCGCAAATGGGTCCAGGCCAACTACTGGGCCCACGTGCCCCGCCCCTCCGGGACCCGGCGACTGCGGGCACCCCGGCGGGTCGACCCCGAACAGGTCGACTCCTTCGCCGACCTGCGACGGGCGATGCACGAGATGCGCCGCAAGGCCGACTGGCCCTCCCTGAAGGAACTGGACCGCCGGGCCCGCGCCAGGGGCAGACGCCTGCCCTCCAGCACCCTGGCCCTGGTCCTCAAGGGCGAGGCCCCGCTGCACAAACCCGTGTTCCTCACCTTCATGGAGGCCTGCGAGGTCCGGGAGGTCCGCCGCACCCTGTGGGCGGCGGCCTGGGACCGCACCAACAACGCCCGCACCCCGGTCCCGGTCAACTCGCGCACGCACCACGCCGAGTTCGTCCGGGCCATGCAGTCCTCCAGCGCCGGCACCTCGACGGACATCCTGTTCCGCCTGTGGGTGACGCTGCGCAACAGCCTGGCCGCCGAACGGGCCGACGACCCCGGCCACCCGGGCGCGCCGGGCCGCGAAGGCACCGACGACACCCCGCCGGTGCCCGTGTGA
- a CDS encoding CHAP domain-containing protein: MTITFARLKKSAVAIAVAATAVTGMTAVPAHADTAGSIVAAVQSQINHGPGSGYSNGAGQTSSANLQPWCADFAGWAWAQGGGVQHLGDLTDGAASFYDYGVRYGTLSSTPHPGDAVVYDYNPDRDWASHVAIVTAVGNGTMTVTGGNEGHSRYPNGIVQQESTPNYSVGSAPWGQRISGYISPVTTGSGGGTAPAVPAKAIRGDKGTVLGTDGTSMTFTRSAADGHLQLTYLPSGGKWATADLTNTAGTPVSAGGPPAAFVQQNGTLGAVTANAANGHLQLTYRSAGGTWATTDLTGYVGTPATDGTYSVITGSDGTLAIYSRNYADGHLQLTYLPTSGAWATTDLTAYAGTPATADKAPAAFALQNGTIGAITTDSSNGHLRLTYRAPSGTWATTDMTGYVGTPATDGAVSAFTGSDGTLAIYSRNSADSHLQLTYIANNSGTWTTTDLTTSVGTPVSAGSSPALFQQADGTLGIVTANAANGHLQMTYRPSSGAWSTIDLTGYAGTPATDGANLSAAFNPDGTLVLYSRNYADGHLQLTYHPTNGAWATTDLTGFVGTPAE, from the coding sequence ATGACCATTACATTCGCCCGTCTGAAGAAGTCCGCCGTCGCCATCGCCGTCGCAGCAACCGCCGTCACGGGCATGACTGCGGTCCCCGCCCACGCCGACACCGCCGGCAGCATCGTCGCTGCCGTCCAGAGCCAGATCAACCACGGCCCCGGCAGCGGTTACAGCAACGGCGCCGGGCAGACCAGCTCCGCCAACCTCCAGCCCTGGTGCGCCGACTTCGCCGGGTGGGCCTGGGCCCAGGGCGGCGGGGTCCAGCACCTGGGCGACCTGACCGACGGGGCCGCCAGCTTCTACGACTACGGCGTCAGGTACGGGACGCTGTCCAGCACCCCGCACCCCGGGGACGCGGTGGTCTACGACTACAACCCGGACCGGGACTGGGCCAGCCACGTCGCGATCGTCACCGCCGTCGGCAACGGCACCATGACCGTGACCGGCGGCAACGAGGGCCACAGCAGGTACCCGAACGGCATCGTCCAGCAGGAGTCCACGCCCAACTACTCGGTGGGCAGCGCCCCGTGGGGCCAGCGGATCAGCGGCTACATCTCCCCGGTCACGACCGGCAGTGGCGGCGGCACCGCGCCCGCCGTCCCGGCCAAGGCGATCCGCGGCGACAAGGGCACCGTGCTGGGCACGGACGGGACGTCGATGACGTTCACCCGCTCCGCCGCGGACGGCCACCTCCAGCTCACCTACCTGCCCTCCGGCGGCAAGTGGGCCACCGCCGACCTGACCAACACCGCCGGCACCCCCGTCTCCGCCGGCGGCCCCCCGGCCGCCTTCGTCCAGCAGAACGGCACCCTGGGCGCGGTCACCGCGAACGCCGCCAACGGCCACCTCCAGCTCACCTACCGCTCCGCCGGCGGCACCTGGGCCACCACCGACCTGACCGGCTACGTCGGCACTCCCGCCACCGACGGCACCTACAGCGTGATCACCGGCTCCGACGGCACCCTGGCGATCTACAGCCGCAACTACGCCGACGGCCACCTCCAGCTCACCTACCTGCCCACCAGCGGCGCCTGGGCCACCACCGACCTCACCGCCTACGCCGGCACCCCGGCCACCGCGGACAAGGCCCCGGCGGCCTTCGCCCTGCAGAACGGCACGATCGGCGCGATCACCACCGACTCCTCCAACGGCCACCTGCGCCTGACCTACCGCGCCCCCAGCGGCACCTGGGCCACCACCGACATGACCGGCTACGTCGGCACTCCCGCCACCGACGGCGCGGTCAGCGCCTTCACCGGCTCCGACGGCACCCTGGCGATCTACAGCCGCAACTCCGCCGACAGCCACCTCCAGCTCACCTACATCGCCAACAACAGCGGCACCTGGACCACCACCGACCTGACCACCTCCGTCGGCACCCCGGTCTCGGCCGGCTCCTCGCCCGCCCTGTTCCAGCAGGCCGACGGCACCCTGGGCATCGTCACCGCGAACGCGGCCAACGGCCACCTCCAGATGACCTACCGCCCCAGCAGCGGCGCCTGGAGCACCATCGACCTGACCGGCTACGCCGGCACCCCCGCCACCGACGGCGCCAACCTCAGCGCCGCCTTCAACCCCGACGGCACCCTGGTGCTCTACAGCCGCAACTACGCCGACGGCCACCTGCAGCTGACCTACCACCCCACCAACGGCGCCTGGGCCACCACCGACCTGACCGGGTTCGTCGGCACCCCCGCCGAGTAG
- a CDS encoding helix-turn-helix domain-containing protein, whose product MTAGTQSPDRSEYRAGPDQFDQWRELVGQTRVCDATSAHVDTFTAQARRTALGPVALLGTSFPSARFRRTERMIRSSDEEFYHLTLLTAGASALRRGRDQKELFGTGDLQLIDSSHPYDGRFFDADGSGGGEPQVAGVGIDLPVSLLSVSPDRLRDLLGRRLSGREGTGALLAEFLLGLERQAAVLGADERYRLGTVALDLAAVWLARELDVETAVTPGARQRVLVESVRSYVRRNLHDPGLTPPAIAAAHYISVSYLNRLFARQSQGDTVAAWIRAQRLRGANRDLADPVQRAVPIHAIGARWGIPRASDFSRAFKAAYGLSPREHRQQSLSESESESES is encoded by the coding sequence GTGACCGCGGGGACGCAGAGCCCGGACCGGAGCGAGTACCGGGCCGGGCCGGACCAGTTCGACCAGTGGCGGGAGCTGGTCGGGCAGACACGGGTGTGCGATGCGACCAGCGCGCACGTCGACACCTTCACCGCACAGGCGCGACGCACCGCCCTGGGACCGGTGGCCCTGCTGGGGACGTCGTTCCCGTCGGCGCGCTTCCGCAGGACCGAGCGCATGATCCGAAGCTCCGACGAGGAGTTCTACCACCTGACGCTGCTGACGGCCGGCGCCAGCGCCCTGAGGCGCGGCAGGGACCAGAAGGAGCTGTTCGGGACCGGAGACCTGCAGCTGATCGACAGCTCGCACCCCTACGACGGGCGGTTCTTCGATGCCGACGGGTCCGGTGGCGGTGAGCCGCAGGTCGCCGGCGTGGGCATCGACCTGCCCGTGTCGCTGCTGTCGGTGTCCCCGGACCGGCTGCGCGACCTCCTGGGGCGGCGGCTTTCCGGACGTGAGGGGACGGGTGCGCTGCTGGCGGAGTTCCTGCTCGGGCTGGAGCGGCAGGCCGCTGTCCTGGGGGCCGACGAGAGGTACCGCCTGGGAACGGTCGCGCTCGACCTGGCAGCCGTGTGGCTGGCCCGGGAGCTCGACGTCGAGACGGCGGTGACGCCCGGCGCAAGGCAACGGGTCCTGGTGGAGAGCGTGCGGTCGTACGTGCGGCGCAACCTCCACGACCCCGGGCTGACACCGCCCGCGATCGCCGCCGCACACTACATCTCCGTCAGCTATCTGAACCGCCTGTTCGCCCGCCAGTCGCAGGGCGACACCGTCGCCGCGTGGATCCGGGCCCAGCGGCTGCGGGGAGCGAACCGTGACCTGGCGGACCCCGTGCAGCGCGCCGTACCGATCCACGCCATCGGTGCCCGCTGGGGCATCCCTCGCGCCTCGGACTTCAGCCGCGCCTTCAAAGCCGCGTACGGGCTCTCACCCCGCGAGCACCGGCAGCAGTCCCTGTCGGAATCCGAATCGGAATCGGAATCGTAG
- a CDS encoding helix-turn-helix transcriptional regulator, translating into MLALQEAELAARQAKLAASRVAVTRLVADRAKHTSAHGERILGMNAIHSRLEELGRTATTEVLSSQPGVQEPEDLNASRPADADALGRNITIRTLYQDAVRKQPHVAVYAHWLLGLGGEVRTAPTIPQRMVVVDRARALVPIDPADHRKGALYVTEPGILTALLDFFEQAWSTAVPLGAVVPEDPRSGLTPAERELLRLLGSGLTDEAAGQRLGISSRTVGRQMSSIMERLGAGSRFEAGIKAAQKGWL; encoded by the coding sequence ATGCTCGCTCTGCAGGAAGCCGAACTGGCAGCCCGTCAGGCCAAGCTCGCCGCTTCGCGCGTCGCCGTCACTCGTCTGGTCGCCGACCGAGCCAAGCACACCTCGGCCCACGGTGAACGGATCCTCGGCATGAACGCCATCCACAGCCGCCTCGAAGAGCTGGGCCGCACCGCCACCACCGAGGTCCTGAGCAGCCAGCCGGGCGTTCAGGAGCCCGAGGACCTGAACGCCAGCCGCCCGGCCGACGCCGATGCGCTCGGGCGCAACATCACGATACGGACCCTCTACCAGGACGCCGTCCGCAAGCAGCCCCATGTGGCCGTCTACGCCCACTGGTTACTGGGCCTGGGCGGCGAGGTTCGGACCGCTCCCACGATTCCCCAGCGCATGGTCGTCGTCGACCGCGCTCGGGCGCTGGTTCCGATCGATCCCGCCGACCACCGCAAGGGCGCCCTGTACGTCACCGAGCCCGGCATCCTCACCGCCCTCCTCGACTTCTTCGAGCAGGCCTGGAGCACGGCTGTCCCGCTGGGCGCCGTAGTGCCCGAGGATCCGCGCAGCGGCCTCACTCCTGCCGAGCGTGAGCTCCTGCGTCTGCTCGGTTCCGGTCTGACCGATGAGGCCGCGGGCCAGCGCCTGGGCATCTCCTCCCGCACCGTCGGCCGCCAGATGTCCTCGATCATGGAGCGGCTCGGCGCCGGCAGCCGATTCGAGGCGGGTATCAAAGCCGCGCAGAAGGGCTGGCTCTGA
- a CDS encoding ATP-binding protein — MLVTCRPRTFAARLDSRTESTPLARYLLRAYLAALPAGDRYRDVAELLLGELFANAVQHSDAPDDRLIEVRFSVLNSRLRLEVHDAGSGRPAVGSAEPDDEHGRGLVLVNELAERWGCCPRAGGIGKFVWALIAPSHPATAHAA, encoded by the coding sequence ATGCTCGTAACCTGCCGCCCCCGCACGTTCGCCGCCCGCCTGGACTCGCGGACCGAATCCACGCCGCTCGCCCGGTACTTGCTCCGGGCCTACCTCGCCGCCCTGCCGGCCGGCGACCGCTACCGCGACGTTGCCGAACTCCTGCTCGGCGAGCTGTTCGCCAACGCCGTCCAGCACAGCGACGCCCCCGACGACCGCCTGATCGAGGTCCGCTTCTCCGTCCTCAACTCCCGCCTGCGGCTGGAGGTCCACGACGCCGGCAGCGGCCGCCCCGCCGTCGGTTCCGCCGAGCCGGACGACGAGCACGGGCGCGGCCTGGTCCTCGTCAACGAGCTCGCCGAACGCTGGGGCTGCTGCCCGCGCGCCGGCGGCATCGGCAAGTTCGTCTGGGCCCTCATCGCCCCCAGCCACCCCGCAACCGCCCACGCCGCCTGA